DNA sequence from the Candidatus Brocadiia bacterium genome:
GCATCGCCATCCAGTCCGAAACGGAAGCCATCCGGTTTTACCGCCGCATCAAGAACGCCGTGCGCAGTCCGGCGCTTAACAACAAGCTGTTTTTCCTCATCAACGAAGAGCAGAAACACCAACGCGCCCTGAACGAATATTACCGGCACCGCTTCGGCGGCATCACCATGTCCCGGCCCGATTCCTCGCTGGTCCTAAAACCGTCCGTGCCCAAAGGCCGGCTGACCGTATCCATCCTGCTCAAGAGCGCCATGAAAGCCGAGTCCGAATCCGAACAATTCTACCTCGACGCCACGGCCATCGTCAGCGACGTCCAGGGCACGCTCCTTTTCAAATACCTGGCCAAGGTCGAAAACAGCCACTACCAACTGCTCAAGCAGGAACTGGAGCTCATCGAGCAGTCGGCCAAAATCAAGGAGATGAAATCACTTTATCAAACGGATAAATATATCCATTTAGGACCATAATATGAAAAATAATAAGTATGACCCGGAAGACGCCCGGTGGCTTCGAATCGCCATCGCCTCTGAGAAGAAAGCCCTGCGCCAATACCTCGAATACGCCCTGCGCACCACCGACAGGTCAGGCAAGGATATGTTCCTAAAACTGGCCCGGGACGAATTCAGCCATATGGCCGCGCTGGAAAAAGAGCTGGGCCGGATGCAAGACGGCCGGGCCTGGGAGCGGATTAAAATCCCGGCATCGGACATCGAAAAGCTGGCGCCCCGGCTGAAAAAGACCGGCCTCAACGCCGACCAGGCATCCAAGGACGAGACACAGGCGCTGGGACTGGCCATCAAGGACGAAGACAAAGCCTCCGGGTTCTACCGGGCCAAAGCCTGCCAAACGAGCAGCTCGACTGCCAAAGTCCTGCTCAACCGGCTGGCCGATATGGAACAGGCCCATTCACAGATACTCCGGGCCGAGCTGGACAACATCCGCCAGACCGGCTTTTGGATGAACACCCGCGAAATCTCTTTTGAGATGGCGTAATCACTCCGAGCTCTCGTTTGCAGTAAGTGTAGTAAACCTGTCAGAGACCAACACTTATCCAACCTCACGGATAAAGACTACACACTCACAAAAACGATCGGATGGTTTTCGGCACACCCCGGGAATCTCCCTTAAAACCAGCACTTTACGGTTAGTCACCCAGTTACTGAATTTACTCCCGAAATGGCTGTTTTTAACCCCTATTTGCGACACTAATGCAACATAAAATAGCATTTTTTTTATTTGTGTTATTGATAAGGCCATCTACATTTCCCCAATTAGCCGGTTTTTCTTGCCGGGCGCCGGTGGAAATATAGAATGATTGTAATGAAAAAACAAGCATCATCTGGTATGCACATTTGGGTAACC
Encoded proteins:
- a CDS encoding ferritin family protein, whose translation is MKLPKALTTLEIIGIAIQSETEAIRFYRRIKNAVRSPALNNKLFFLINEEQKHQRALNEYYRHRFGGITMSRPDSSLVLKPSVPKGRLTVSILLKSAMKAESESEQFYLDATAIVSDVQGTLLFKYLAKVENSHYQLLKQELELIEQSAKIKEMKSLYQTDKYIHLGP
- a CDS encoding ferritin family protein, yielding MKNNKYDPEDARWLRIAIASEKKALRQYLEYALRTTDRSGKDMFLKLARDEFSHMAALEKELGRMQDGRAWERIKIPASDIEKLAPRLKKTGLNADQASKDETQALGLAIKDEDKASGFYRAKACQTSSSTAKVLLNRLADMEQAHSQILRAELDNIRQTGFWMNTREISFEMA